The following are encoded together in the Flavihumibacter fluvii genome:
- a CDS encoding SRPBCC family protein, protein MERKTKIHAEDGKQDLMIIREFDLPLELLFKAYSEADIVEQWMGTKVLKLENKSHGGWQFETTDTNGNKVFSANGVIHEFSPNRKITRTFEMEHAPFDVQLEFLEFEQLTEGTSKLKIHVVYRSVALRDQMLQLPFAQGINMAHNRLQEIVSKLK, encoded by the coding sequence ATGGAACGAAAAACAAAAATCCATGCCGAAGACGGCAAACAGGATTTAATGATCATAAGGGAATTTGATTTGCCTTTGGAATTACTTTTTAAAGCTTATTCAGAGGCCGATATTGTTGAACAATGGATGGGAACGAAAGTGCTGAAACTTGAAAATAAAAGCCACGGCGGCTGGCAATTTGAAACAACCGATACTAATGGGAACAAGGTTTTCAGTGCAAATGGGGTAATCCATGAGTTTAGTCCGAACAGGAAAATTACCCGCACATTTGAGATGGAGCATGCGCCTTTTGATGTTCAGCTTGAGTTCCTGGAATTTGAACAACTTACAGAAGGCACCAGCAAACTCAAAATACATGTTGTATACAGATCAGTTGCACTGAGGGATCAAATGCTGCAATTACCCTTTGCACAAGGCATAAATATGGCCCATAACCGCTTGCAGGAGATCGTAAGCAAATTGAAATAA
- a CDS encoding ArsR/SmtB family transcription factor has protein sequence MNLRRDVFQAIADPTRRAILLLVAAQSMTAGAIAANFDTARPTISKHLQILTECELLEQKQNGREIYYNISAKKMKEVSDFIEPFRNMWDDRFNNLETIMKKYKTK, from the coding sequence ATGAATTTAAGACGAGACGTATTCCAGGCCATTGCAGACCCTACAAGAAGGGCTATACTTCTATTGGTTGCCGCACAATCCATGACAGCGGGTGCAATAGCGGCAAACTTTGACACAGCAAGGCCAACAATTTCAAAACATCTTCAAATACTTACTGAGTGCGAATTACTTGAACAAAAACAAAACGGCCGGGAAATTTACTATAACATCAGTGCAAAAAAAATGAAAGAAGTATCCGACTTTATTGAACCTTTCCGCAACATGTGGGATGACAGGTTTAATAATTTGGAAACCATTATGAAAAAATACAAAACCAAATAA
- a CDS encoding response regulator transcription factor, which produces MGSIFSGYKVIFLYGIALAAIMLLLRWLEFRFIIMDHSFEVYIGAIALIFTSLGIWFALKLTKPKTRTIIVEKEVYITPPVDGFVPDDSTLQRIGISKREWEVLELMAKGLSNQEIATQLYLSLNTIKTHSSNLFEKLDVKRRTQAIEKAKRLGILA; this is translated from the coding sequence ATGGGCAGCATTTTCTCCGGTTATAAAGTGATCTTCTTATATGGCATTGCCCTGGCTGCCATCATGTTATTATTAAGATGGCTCGAGTTCCGCTTCATCATCATGGACCACAGCTTTGAAGTATATATTGGTGCCATTGCCTTAATCTTCACCAGCCTGGGCATCTGGTTCGCGCTGAAACTTACCAAACCTAAAACCCGAACCATTATAGTAGAGAAAGAAGTCTACATCACACCACCTGTTGACGGATTTGTTCCTGATGATAGCACCCTGCAAAGAATTGGCATCAGCAAACGCGAATGGGAAGTGCTGGAGCTGATGGCAAAGGGTCTCAGCAACCAGGAGATAGCCACACAATTGTACCTGTCCCTGAATACGATAAAGACCCATTCATCCAACCTGTTCGAAAAACTGGACGTGAAACGAAGAACGCAAGCCATTGAAAAAGCAAAAAGGCTGGGAATACTGGCCTGA
- a CDS encoding DUF4199 domain-containing protein: protein MKKTVFVCGLAAGLISASMFIGLMILGKAGDDHFENGMVIGFSLMILAFSLIFVGTKITRDKYNGGIISFGKAFRVGLYITLIAATIYVLVWLIDYYLFIPDFADKYAAQAIKKLQESGATADAIAKKTKEMEAFSRMYKNPFFNALITYSEIVPVGLLVSLVSAWILKRKTPAILPESH, encoded by the coding sequence ATGAAAAAAACTGTTTTTGTTTGCGGACTTGCAGCCGGACTGATCAGCGCTTCCATGTTCATCGGCCTCATGATCCTCGGCAAGGCTGGTGACGATCACTTCGAAAACGGTATGGTCATTGGCTTTTCCCTCATGATCCTGGCCTTCTCCCTCATTTTCGTGGGCACTAAGATCACGCGCGACAAATACAACGGCGGCATCATTTCCTTCGGAAAAGCCTTTCGCGTAGGCTTATATATCACCCTCATTGCTGCTACCATTTATGTGCTGGTCTGGCTGATCGATTACTATTTATTTATCCCAGATTTCGCCGACAAATACGCCGCACAGGCCATAAAAAAATTACAGGAATCCGGCGCCACTGCCGACGCAATCGCCAAAAAAACAAAAGAGATGGAAGCCTTCAGCCGCATGTATAAGAACCCTTTCTTTAATGCGCTGATCACCTATTCTGAAATAGTTCCTGTTGGTCTGCTTGTTTCACTGGTCAGTGCCTGGATCCTGAAAAGGAAAACACCTGCCATCCTTCCTGAAAGCCATTAA
- a CDS encoding M24 family metallopeptidase: protein MALRRRDFINLSALAASGVFTGLHSSAFAQKGTKELSDITGDVSPISVAEREARIAKAQQLLVQHNMGALVLDCGTSLEYFTGISWWPSERTMVAIIPVKGPVAYVCPAFEEPRLREQLTIGKDVYAWQEDESPYKQIVTVLKNAGITSGTIGIEEQTRFFIADGIRKEAPQLNYVSGDPVSIACRLVKSPAELALMQKANDITLAAIKMGISQLKEGMAPPELSAIINKAQAQLGGDPDFALCLFGEASAFPHGTKVPRTLRKGDIVLMDCGCKVHGYCSDITRTVVYGAAPTQRQQEIWNLEKKAQAAGFAAAKIGVPCGYVDAAARKVITDAGFGPGYKTPGLPHRTGHGIGMDGHEWGNMVKDNPLVLEAGMCFSIEPTIAIPGEFGVRFEDCVYMTAEGPKWFSQPAKSIQEP, encoded by the coding sequence ATGGCCCTTAGGAGAAGAGATTTTATCAACCTGTCAGCCCTGGCAGCATCAGGCGTTTTTACCGGGTTGCATTCCAGCGCATTTGCACAAAAGGGTACAAAAGAACTATCCGATATAACTGGAGATGTGTCACCGATTTCAGTAGCGGAAAGGGAAGCGCGGATCGCAAAAGCACAACAATTACTCGTACAACATAATATGGGTGCACTGGTATTGGATTGCGGTACTTCCCTGGAATATTTTACAGGTATCAGCTGGTGGCCCAGCGAAAGGACCATGGTGGCCATCATTCCGGTGAAAGGGCCGGTTGCCTATGTTTGTCCGGCTTTTGAAGAACCCCGCTTACGCGAACAGTTGACCATTGGAAAAGATGTGTATGCCTGGCAGGAAGATGAAAGTCCATATAAACAAATCGTAACCGTTTTAAAAAATGCCGGTATAACATCCGGGACGATAGGTATTGAAGAGCAAACAAGATTTTTCATAGCTGACGGCATCCGGAAGGAAGCGCCGCAATTAAATTATGTCAGCGGAGACCCGGTTTCGATAGCCTGCCGGCTGGTCAAATCCCCCGCTGAACTGGCGCTGATGCAAAAGGCCAATGACATTACCCTTGCGGCCATCAAAATGGGCATAAGCCAATTAAAAGAAGGAATGGCACCCCCTGAATTGTCGGCCATCATCAACAAGGCGCAGGCGCAATTGGGTGGCGATCCTGATTTTGCTTTATGCCTTTTTGGCGAGGCATCAGCATTTCCGCATGGCACAAAGGTACCCCGGACCTTACGCAAGGGCGATATCGTACTGATGGATTGTGGCTGCAAGGTGCATGGTTATTGTTCGGATATTACCCGGACAGTTGTTTATGGCGCGGCGCCTACCCAAAGGCAACAGGAGATCTGGAACCTTGAAAAGAAGGCCCAGGCTGCGGGATTTGCTGCTGCGAAAATTGGTGTTCCTTGCGGTTACGTGGATGCAGCTGCGCGAAAAGTAATCACCGATGCAGGGTTTGGTCCGGGTTATAAAACACCCGGATTACCGCATCGTACCGGCCATGGCATAGGTATGGATGGGCATGAATGGGGAAATATGGTAAAAGACAATCCCCTGGTGCTGGAGGCCGGCATGTGCTTCAGTATTGAGCCTACAATTGCTATACCAGGCGAATTTGGGGTTCGGTTCGAGGATTGCGTATATATGACGGCAGAAGGACCGAAATGGTTCTCGCAACCAGCTAAATCCATCCAGGAACCCTGA
- a CDS encoding ester cyclase: MFKSKPAPIKAFFCFLFFCILQQNLKAQSKKADTASTTAKNKELVLSIFQQAINEKRLGYFDKVYAADAIDHSAFPGQEPGLGGIKKAVSGLLSDIPDLKVTVEDLVAEGDKVATRETWKGTKKTTGKTGTGSIIHIFLIRDNKVTEEWSQGWDWLEKF; the protein is encoded by the coding sequence ATGTTCAAATCTAAACCAGCCCCCATTAAAGCATTCTTCTGTTTCCTTTTCTTTTGTATCCTGCAACAAAATCTAAAGGCACAGTCAAAGAAAGCTGATACGGCTTCAACCACAGCAAAAAACAAGGAATTGGTCCTGAGCATCTTTCAGCAGGCCATTAATGAAAAACGGCTTGGGTACTTTGATAAAGTCTATGCTGCTGATGCTATAGATCATAGCGCTTTCCCCGGCCAGGAGCCGGGCCTCGGCGGCATAAAGAAAGCCGTGAGTGGGTTATTATCAGATATCCCTGACCTGAAAGTTACAGTGGAAGATCTCGTTGCAGAAGGCGATAAGGTAGCAACAAGGGAAACCTGGAAAGGGACCAAAAAAACAACCGGTAAAACAGGTACGGGAAGTATCATTCATATCTTCCTGATCCGGGATAATAAAGTTACGGAGGAATGGAGCCAGGGTTGGGATTGGCTGGAAAAATTTTAA
- a CDS encoding DUF6515 family protein: MNTAIIMKVNPFRYVLGLGLILMLAGLQLSAQRPKGGGARPAKTSKPTTGTRPSTGTANRPATGNKPGAGDRNNINNSGNRNNNVGSNNKNVNINIDKSTNVRVNNSRNTVVRRNPRPYARPPYVYGGRRFMCYHPYRFHPFRPFVWGPMWHPWGFFVAVLATTAIIVSFADNDMPADINLASNFDLGNGNNLSEAALALSGPYDITPMDFQENYYYTPKNTALNLADEYYYDQGVFYLKGDDGYTAVSAPIGAIIKTLPSGYETITLDDNTKNYYYGGTFYEKNSKGYKVVAPLAGSVVEHVSEGGEEVKMGDVTYVKLGETYFQPIQLDGKDMYEVANVEDDK, encoded by the coding sequence ATGAATACTGCAATAATTATGAAAGTAAATCCATTCAGGTATGTACTCGGACTTGGTTTAATATTAATGTTGGCCGGTCTCCAACTGTCAGCGCAAAGGCCTAAAGGTGGTGGTGCCAGGCCAGCAAAGACTAGTAAACCGACCACCGGAACCAGGCCATCCACCGGGACGGCAAACAGGCCAGCTACCGGAAATAAGCCAGGTGCTGGTGATCGGAACAATATCAATAATTCGGGTAACAGAAACAATAATGTAGGCTCCAACAACAAAAATGTAAACATAAACATTGACAAGAGTACAAATGTGCGCGTAAATAACAGCCGGAATACTGTTGTAAGAAGAAATCCAAGGCCTTATGCGCGGCCGCCCTATGTTTATGGAGGCCGCAGGTTCATGTGCTACCACCCTTACCGCTTTCATCCATTCCGTCCTTTTGTATGGGGTCCGATGTGGCACCCATGGGGATTTTTTGTAGCTGTCCTTGCAACTACTGCCATAATTGTTTCATTTGCTGATAATGATATGCCGGCTGATATTAACCTGGCCTCGAATTTTGATTTAGGAAATGGCAATAACCTAAGTGAAGCAGCGCTAGCTCTTTCTGGTCCATATGATATAACCCCTATGGATTTCCAGGAAAATTATTATTATACACCAAAAAATACTGCCCTGAACTTAGCAGATGAATATTATTATGACCAGGGCGTATTTTATCTTAAAGGTGACGATGGCTACACAGCTGTTTCGGCTCCGATTGGTGCAATAATTAAAACCCTGCCATCTGGTTATGAGACTATTACATTGGATGACAATACCAAGAATTATTATTATGGCGGAACCTTTTATGAAAAGAATTCAAAAGGTTATAAGGTTGTAGCCCCACTTGCCGGATCAGTTGTTGAGCATGTTTCAGAAGGTGGTGAAGAAGTTAAAATGGGTGATGTTACCTATGTAAAATTGGGTGAAACTTATTTTCAACCCATTCAGTTGGATGGGAAAGATATGTATGAAGTGGCTAATGTAGAAGACGATAAATAA
- a CDS encoding OmpA/MotB family protein — protein MKQTIIILAAAGIIFSSCSTGKKLKAATAENETLKGQVETLNKQVAEDQNAISQLKAENIQYGNEAEDCRKVKAAMAHRMENLDKALAEYGTSMKQIQEKAAAAIAKFQEDGGDVTYRNGLIHINILDKYFFKSGSSTIGVKGRESLNMLAEVMRQFPAVTATIVGHTDTLPVKGVGDNWSLSVERGAAVVRVLHDLYNINPSRLTAAGKGKYSPKANNDTPEGREKNRRIEIILSPDMARLWELSEDK, from the coding sequence ATGAAACAGACCATTATTATATTAGCCGCTGCAGGCATTATTTTCTCTTCTTGCAGCACCGGAAAAAAATTAAAAGCTGCTACAGCTGAGAACGAGACCTTAAAGGGACAGGTTGAGACACTTAACAAGCAGGTGGCAGAAGACCAAAATGCAATTAGCCAGCTTAAAGCCGAAAATATTCAATACGGAAATGAGGCTGAGGATTGCCGAAAGGTAAAGGCTGCTATGGCACATCGGATGGAAAACCTGGACAAGGCTTTGGCAGAATATGGTACTTCTATGAAACAAATCCAGGAGAAAGCAGCGGCTGCCATTGCTAAGTTTCAAGAAGACGGCGGTGATGTGACCTACAGGAATGGTTTGATACATATAAATATTCTTGATAAGTACTTTTTTAAATCGGGTAGTTCAACTATAGGTGTCAAAGGAAGGGAATCCTTAAATATGTTAGCAGAAGTAATGCGTCAATTCCCGGCTGTAACGGCTACTATTGTTGGCCATACGGATACCCTGCCTGTAAAAGGGGTGGGTGACAACTGGTCTTTGAGTGTTGAAAGAGGTGCTGCGGTTGTAAGGGTTTTGCATGACCTCTATAATATCAATCCATCAAGGCTTACTGCAGCGGGAAAAGGCAAATACAGCCCTAAAGCCAATAATGATACCCCGGAAGGAAGGGAGAAAAACAGGCGTATAGAAATCATCTTAAGCCCGGACATGGCGAGGCTATGGGAGCTTTCAGAAGATAAGTAA
- a CDS encoding response regulator encodes MDSLMYTLWLADDDSDDCLFFKEALEEIPIPSKLVMVNDGILLMQLICEAEKLLPDAIFMDLNMPCKNGLDCLVDIRRNSRFRRIPVIIMSTSSDKKMLGRLYQNGASYYFKKPPDFAGLKNVIRRSLELINEQQPFSLENFVINVD; translated from the coding sequence ATGGATTCGCTAATGTATACATTATGGCTTGCTGATGATGATTCAGATGATTGCCTGTTTTTTAAGGAAGCCCTGGAAGAAATTCCTATTCCTTCAAAATTGGTCATGGTAAATGATGGAATCTTATTGATGCAACTTATTTGCGAAGCAGAAAAATTACTGCCCGACGCTATTTTCATGGACCTCAATATGCCCTGCAAAAACGGGTTGGATTGTTTGGTAGACATCAGGCGAAACAGCCGTTTCCGGCGCATTCCCGTAATCATCATGTCTACATCGTCTGATAAAAAGATGCTTGGGCGTTTGTACCAGAACGGGGCCAGTTATTATTTCAAAAAACCACCGGATTTCGCAGGGTTAAAGAATGTGATCAGGCGTTCCCTGGAATTAATTAATGAACAACAACCTTTTTCCCTGGAGAATTTTGTGATCAATGTTGATTAA